A window of the Sabethes cyaneus chromosome 1, idSabCyanKW18_F2, whole genome shotgun sequence genome harbors these coding sequences:
- the LOC128745120 gene encoding cytotoxic granule associated RNA binding protein TIA1, which produces MNGQWLGSRSIRTNWATRKPPATKAELNAKPLTFDEVYNQSSPTNCTVYCGGVGGTLAGGLSEEILQKTFSPFGTIQEIRVFKDKGYAFVRFSTKEAATHAIVAVHNSEINAQTVKCSWGKESGDPNNAPSLASQALSQAGFPFNTAYGQQVAGYWYPPAPTYPTTPAPAAAPLQGQFLQGMQGYTYGQFAGYQQGYMGMGMQLPGAWPGVPTQAQIPATAQQLAQAGVGGALPQAAGVVAYPMQQFQVSPQIQSLLADDEWLAPSLLV; this is translated from the exons ATGAATGGACAATGGCTCGGATCGAGATCCATCAGGACAAACTGGGCCACTAGGAAACCACCGGCAACCAAGGCAGAAT TGAACGCCAAACCGCTCACTTTCGACGAGGTGTACAATCAAAGCAGCCCGACCAACTGTACCGTCTACTGTGGCGGCGTTGGCGGCACGCTGGCCGGTGGCCTGAGCGAGGAGATCCTGCAGAAGACGTTCTCCCCGTTCGGTACCATACAGGAGATTCGCGTCTTCAAGGACAAGGGTTACGCATTTGTAAG ATTTTCTACTAAAGAAGCAGCTACTCACGCCATCGTAGCGGTACATAACTCGGAAATTAACGCCCAAACGGTTAAATGTTCTTGGGGTAAGGAGAGTGGTGATCCCAATAATGCTCCTTCACTGGCAAGTCAAGCCCTGAGCCAGGCCGGTTTTCCCTTCAACACGGCGTACGGTCAACAGGTGGCTGGCTATTGGTATCCACCAGCACCGACCTATCCAACTACGCCGGCACCGGCCGCCGCACCGCTCCAGGGACAGTTTCTCCAGGGTATGCAGGGATACACGTACGGCCAGTTTGCCGGTTACCAGCAGGGTTATATGGG AATGGGAATGCAACTGCCAGGAGCATGGCCGGGGGTTCCAACCCAAGCCCAGATCCCTGCTACCGCACAGCAGCTGGCACAGGCCGGCGTAGGTGGTGCTCTCCCGCAGGCCGCCGGAGTCGTCGCCTATCCGATGCAGCAGTTCCAGGTGAGCCCACAGATACAGTCACTG TTAGCTGACGATGAATGGCTAGCGCCCAGCCTACTGGTGTAG